In the genome of Paenibacillus sp. FSL R5-0766, one region contains:
- the trpD gene encoding anthranilate phosphoribosyltransferase: MTREEGMKNGLAKILEGSHLEQAEARDLMYSIMRGEATPAQIGGLLMALRMKGETVDEITGFAEAMRGQGGRILTDGSGLLDTCGTGGSGIHKFNISTASAIIASAVSVRVAKHGNRSASGKAGSADVLEALGVNIHLNGEQARQCLDDIGICFCFAQVYHPSMRHAAGPRKELGVRTIFNMLGPLTNPAGADRQLLGLYDRSRTPMIAEVLNRLGLKRALVVASHDGLDEISISAPTQVSELRNGEVHTYDIDPRDMGLSLHPLEAVLGGDAAQNAEIIKRIFQGEQSAYRDVVLLNAGACIYVSGLADSIAEGVTLAAEAVDSGKAAGKLEQLIHTTEAYSHVS, encoded by the coding sequence ATTACTCGTGAGGAAGGCATGAAGAATGGCCTGGCGAAGATTTTGGAGGGCAGCCATCTGGAGCAAGCCGAAGCAAGAGATTTGATGTACTCGATTATGAGAGGTGAGGCAACGCCGGCTCAAATCGGAGGTTTGCTGATGGCGCTGCGGATGAAGGGGGAAACGGTGGATGAGATCACCGGTTTTGCTGAAGCCATGCGTGGTCAGGGTGGACGGATTCTAACGGATGGCAGCGGCTTGCTGGACACGTGTGGAACAGGTGGATCGGGTATTCACAAATTCAACATTTCCACAGCATCCGCCATTATTGCTTCGGCCGTCTCGGTTCGGGTCGCCAAACATGGCAACCGTTCAGCTTCAGGCAAAGCGGGTAGTGCAGATGTATTAGAGGCACTCGGTGTAAATATCCATCTGAACGGGGAGCAGGCCAGACAATGTCTGGATGATATCGGAATCTGCTTCTGTTTTGCCCAAGTATATCACCCTTCCATGCGACATGCGGCAGGACCAAGAAAAGAGCTGGGTGTTCGTACCATTTTCAACATGCTCGGACCTTTAACGAATCCTGCGGGAGCAGATCGCCAATTGCTTGGCCTGTATGATCGTTCCCGGACGCCGATGATTGCTGAAGTACTGAATCGTCTTGGTCTCAAAAGAGCGTTGGTTGTGGCCAGCCATGATGGTCTGGATGAAATCAGTATCTCGGCACCAACTCAGGTATCTGAACTTCGCAATGGTGAAGTGCACACCTACGATATTGATCCACGTGATATGGGTTTGTCTCTGCATCCGCTCGAAGCGGTGCTTGGAGGAGATGCGGCACAGAATGCCGAAATTATTAAGAGGATCTTCCAGGGTGAGCAGAGTGCCTATCGCGATGTCGTTCTGTTGAACGCCGGAGCGTGCATCTATGTATCCGGTCTTGCAGATAGCATTGCTGAAGGGGTGACACTTGCCGCAGAAGCGGTAGATTCGGGCAAAGCTGCCGGGAAGCTTGAACAGTTAATTCATACAACGGAGGCGTACAGTCATGTATCTTGA
- the trpE gene encoding anthranilate synthase component I: MITPNVNQVLKMSNEYNLIPVVKRILADMETPIRIFRRYADNDRAFLLESVEGGIQWARYSFIGTDPFLMISAKKGRIVVEEAGETRELPGKPIEELKALLRKYRSPKDDELPPFTGGAIGFFGYDLLSYYEKLPAHALDDLNMDDIRFMFCDQIIVFDHVKQQMLLVGNVHVKDGATDDEIRQAYAVTSEKLEQTAERLQQQGPGENLNPRSIPGDVELGDIRSNLTKEQFIGNVEQAKDYIRAGDIFQVVLSQRFHIDTEVSPLHVYRVLRTLNPSPYMYYLKMDDEIIVGTSPEALVKVDGNRVETRPIAGTRPRGATEAEDRALAADLLQDEKERAEHLMLVDLGRNDLGRVSSFGSVKCDMFMEIERYSHVMHMVSNVTGELRDDKDFFDAFLSCLPAGTVSGAPKLRAMEIIAELEKEARGAYAGAIGYLGFSGNMDSCITIRTIIFKKGKAYVQAGAGIVWDSVPENEYEETVNKAKALLKAIRTAEAMFPAKEKDSTLRLANADYFVTPAAAKN; the protein is encoded by the coding sequence ATGATAACGCCAAACGTTAATCAAGTACTGAAAATGTCGAATGAGTATAATCTGATTCCGGTAGTCAAACGGATTCTGGCAGATATGGAGACTCCGATTCGAATATTCCGCCGTTATGCTGACAATGACCGTGCATTCCTGTTGGAAAGTGTAGAGGGGGGTATCCAATGGGCGAGATACTCGTTCATCGGTACAGATCCGTTCCTGATGATTTCGGCCAAGAAGGGTCGGATCGTTGTAGAAGAAGCAGGGGAAACTCGTGAATTGCCAGGCAAACCGATTGAAGAACTGAAAGCACTGCTGCGTAAGTATCGCAGTCCAAAAGATGATGAACTGCCACCATTCACAGGTGGGGCAATTGGTTTCTTTGGATATGATCTGCTCTCCTATTATGAGAAGCTTCCAGCCCACGCGCTGGATGACCTGAATATGGATGACATTCGTTTTATGTTCTGTGACCAGATTATCGTGTTTGACCATGTGAAGCAGCAGATGCTGCTCGTTGGTAACGTACACGTCAAGGACGGTGCAACGGATGACGAGATACGTCAAGCGTATGCAGTGACTTCGGAGAAGCTGGAGCAGACCGCAGAACGTTTGCAGCAGCAAGGACCAGGGGAGAACCTGAATCCGCGTTCCATTCCGGGAGACGTGGAACTGGGGGATATTCGCTCCAACCTCACGAAGGAGCAATTTATCGGTAATGTGGAACAAGCCAAAGATTACATTCGCGCAGGTGATATTTTTCAAGTGGTATTGTCCCAGCGTTTCCACATTGATACGGAAGTTTCTCCGCTCCACGTGTATCGTGTGCTCCGGACCCTGAATCCGTCACCTTATATGTACTACCTCAAAATGGATGATGAGATTATCGTGGGTACTTCGCCTGAAGCGCTGGTCAAGGTGGACGGGAATCGTGTGGAGACACGACCGATTGCAGGTACACGTCCAAGGGGGGCAACAGAAGCGGAAGATCGTGCACTCGCTGCTGATCTGCTCCAGGATGAGAAGGAACGCGCGGAGCATCTGATGCTGGTTGATCTGGGTCGTAACGATCTGGGCCGGGTATCCAGCTTCGGCAGTGTGAAGTGTGACATGTTCATGGAGATTGAACGGTATTCTCACGTTATGCATATGGTGTCCAACGTTACCGGCGAGCTTAGAGACGACAAGGATTTCTTCGATGCATTCCTCTCATGTTTGCCTGCGGGTACCGTATCCGGTGCACCGAAATTGCGTGCGATGGAGATTATCGCAGAACTGGAGAAAGAGGCACGGGGTGCATATGCAGGAGCGATCGGATACCTCGGATTCTCGGGTAACATGGATTCCTGTATTACGATTCGTACGATTATTTTCAAAAAAGGAAAAGCTTATGTACAGGCCGGAGCGGGAATCGTATGGGATTCTGTACCTGAGAATGAATATGAGGAAACGGTTAACAAAGCTAAAGCGTTGCTCAAAGCGATTCGAACAGCAGAAGCAATGTTTCCTGCCAAAGAAAAGGACAGCACGTTGAGACTGGCGAATGCAGACTACTTTGTCACACCAGCGGCCGCTAAGAACTGA
- the aroH gene encoding chorismate mutase, translating into MVTRGIRGATTVTQNNEEQILKETAVLLQEIVDRNEIQPEDICSVWITLTGDLDAAFPAKAIRQLDGWELVPLMCALEVPVKGALAQCIRFMVHVNTNKAQNEINHVYLNGAQALRPDLATPSGS; encoded by the coding sequence ATGGTCACACGGGGAATTCGCGGGGCTACAACAGTCACGCAGAACAACGAAGAACAGATTTTGAAAGAAACGGCTGTATTGCTGCAGGAGATCGTGGATCGCAATGAGATCCAACCGGAAGATATCTGTAGTGTGTGGATTACGTTAACTGGGGATCTGGATGCTGCTTTTCCGGCAAAAGCTATTCGCCAACTGGATGGCTGGGAACTCGTACCACTGATGTGTGCACTGGAGGTTCCTGTTAAAGGTGCCTTGGCGCAGTGCATTCGTTTCATGGTGCATGTGAATACAAACAAAGCTCAGAATGAAATCAACCATGTGTATCTGAACGGTGCACAGGCATTACGTCCGGATTTGGCAACACCTTCTGGCTCTTAA
- the aroB gene encoding 3-dehydroquinate synthase: MRQLTVQLEERSYPILIGSGLLAQAPQYFEQYGLTKKSPLLIITDENVAPKYLSGLEQTLRTAGYTVVSAVVPSGETSKSLSVYQDMMTVAIEGKLDRSSAILALGGGVVGDLAGFVAATYMRGIKFVQVPTTILAHDSSVGGKVAVNHPLAKNMIGAFHQPELVLYDVDTLQSLPPRDVSAGLSEMLKHGLIRDAAFAHWCEEHAEELLALNPEALGYGLERGCGIKAEIVSRDERENGERALLNLGHTIGHAIEAIAGYGEFLHGEAISIGMAGSALLGEKLGAPAGLYEDTVRMLRSLRLPTTMPAHLDTDALMEAMMHDKKFREGHMVFIIPDRIGAARIVKDVPVSAVRDVIEMLRKGE; encoded by the coding sequence ATGCGTCAGCTGACGGTACAGTTGGAGGAACGCTCATATCCGATTCTGATTGGCAGCGGCCTATTGGCACAAGCCCCTCAATATTTTGAGCAATATGGCTTGACCAAAAAAAGTCCGCTACTCATCATTACAGATGAAAATGTGGCTCCCAAATACTTGTCAGGTTTGGAGCAAACGCTACGTACGGCTGGTTATACAGTCGTATCGGCGGTTGTGCCCTCTGGTGAAACATCGAAATCTCTTTCGGTGTACCAGGATATGATGACCGTTGCGATCGAAGGTAAGTTGGATCGGAGTTCTGCGATTCTGGCCCTAGGTGGTGGGGTCGTAGGTGATCTGGCTGGCTTTGTTGCCGCTACATATATGCGTGGAATCAAGTTTGTTCAAGTACCTACAACGATTTTGGCGCATGACAGCAGTGTGGGCGGTAAAGTAGCTGTCAATCATCCGCTGGCCAAAAATATGATCGGTGCGTTCCACCAGCCCGAGCTAGTGCTCTATGATGTGGACACACTTCAATCCTTGCCACCACGAGATGTTTCGGCAGGTTTGTCAGAGATGCTGAAGCACGGGCTGATCCGTGATGCGGCTTTTGCACACTGGTGTGAGGAACATGCAGAGGAGTTGCTAGCGCTCAATCCCGAAGCGTTGGGATATGGTCTGGAGCGAGGTTGTGGTATCAAGGCAGAGATAGTATCCAGAGACGAGCGTGAAAATGGAGAACGTGCATTGTTGAACCTTGGACATACGATTGGTCATGCCATTGAAGCGATTGCCGGTTATGGAGAATTCCTGCACGGAGAAGCAATTTCCATCGGTATGGCTGGATCGGCATTGCTTGGTGAGAAGCTTGGTGCGCCAGCAGGGCTGTATGAAGATACGGTCCGCATGTTGCGTTCACTTCGCCTTCCAACAACGATGCCTGCTCATCTCGACACGGATGCATTAATGGAAGCGATGATGCATGACAAAAAGTTCCGTGAAGGTCATATGGTGTTTATCATTCCCGATCGGATTGGGGCTGCAAGAATTGTGAAGGACGTACCTGTGTCGGCAGTTCGGGACGTCATTGAAATGCTCAGGAAGGGAGAATAA